From the Pedobacter cryoconitis genome, one window contains:
- a CDS encoding RNA polymerase sigma factor produces MVTQHPKQPASAKEHWLLLKNGNADGLESLYKLYSNSLYNYGSKFSLDKDLIKECIQELFVNIWTRRDFISNPADVKNYLFKSFRLSVFKKISLLQKHQEYVETEDYPFSITLSIEDILVEGEKKEELKKRLEPALQKLTDRQKEAVFLKFYENLSYDEIAGVMGISVKATYKLMARSIGFLRENLSKDEFLILLSLFYMKLFT; encoded by the coding sequence TTGGTCACACAACATCCTAAACAACCAGCATCGGCAAAGGAGCACTGGTTGTTATTGAAAAATGGAAATGCAGATGGATTGGAGTCGTTATATAAGCTGTATTCAAATTCTTTATATAATTATGGTTCAAAGTTTAGTCTTGATAAGGATCTGATTAAAGAATGTATACAAGAATTGTTTGTAAATATCTGGACCAGAAGAGATTTTATCAGCAATCCTGCCGATGTCAAAAATTATCTTTTTAAATCGTTCAGACTTTCCGTTTTTAAAAAGATAAGTCTTCTTCAAAAACATCAGGAGTATGTGGAAACAGAAGACTATCCGTTTTCAATCACTTTGAGTATTGAAGATATTCTTGTAGAAGGGGAGAAAAAAGAAGAGCTTAAAAAAAGATTAGAGCCTGCTTTACAAAAGCTTACTGACAGACAAAAAGAGGCCGTCTTTTTAAAGTTTTATGAAAATTTGTCTTATGATGAAATTGCCGGGGTAATGGGGATTTCTGTAAAGGCGACGTATAAGCTAATGGCCAGGTCAATAGGGTTTTTACGAGAGAACCTATCAAAAGATGAATTCTTGATTTTACTGTCTTTATTTTATATGAAATTATTTACCTGA